A part of Apodemus sylvaticus chromosome 19, mApoSyl1.1, whole genome shotgun sequence genomic DNA contains:
- the Ehmt2 gene encoding histone-lysine N-methyltransferase EHMT2 isoform X7, whose amino-acid sequence MAAAAGAAAAAAAEGEAPAEMGALLLEKEPRGAAERVHGSLGDTPHSEETLPKASPDSLEPTGPSSPASVTVTVGDEGADTPVGATPLLGDEPESLEGDGGRILLGHATKSFPSSPSKGGACPSRAKMSMTGAGKSPPSVQSLAMRLLSMPGAQGSATAGPEAPPATTASQEGQPKVHRARKTMSKPSNGQPPIPEKRPPEVQHFRMSDDVHLGKVTSDVAKRRKLNSGSLSEDLGSAGGSGDVILEKGEPRPLEEWETVVGDDFSLYYDAYSVDERVDSDSKSEVEALAEQLSEEEEEEEEEEEEEEEEEEEEEEEEEDEDEESGNQSDRSGSSGRRKAKKKWRKDSPWVKPSRKRRKREPPRAKEPRGVNGVGSSGPSEYMEVPLGSLELPSEGTLSPNHAGVSNDTSSLETERGFEELPLCSCRMEAPKIDRISERAGHKCMATESVDGELLGCNAAILKRETMRPSSRVALMVLCEAHRARMVKHHCCPGCGYFCTAGTFLECHPDFRVAHRFHKACVSQLNGMVFCPHCGEDASEAQEVTIPRGDGGTPPVGTAAPAPPPLAHDAPGRADTSQPSARMRGHGEPRRPPCDPLADTIDSSGPSLTLPNGGCLSAVGLPPGPGREALEKALVIQESERRKKLRFHPRQLYLSVKQGELQKVILMLLDNLDPNFQSDQQSKRTPLHAAAQKGSVEICHVLLQAGANINAVDKQQRTPLMEAVVNNHLEVARYMVQLGGCVYSKEEDGSTCLHHAAKIGNLEMVSLLLSTGQVDVNAQDSGGWTPIIWAAEHKHIDVIRMLLTRGADVTLTDNEENICLHWASFTGSAAIAEVLLNAQCDLHAVNYHGDTPLHIAARESYHDCVLLFLSRGANPELRNKEGDTAWDLTPERSDVWFALQLNRKLRLGVGNRAVRTEKIICRDVARGYENVPIPCVNGVDAEPCPEDYKYISENCETSTMNIDRNITHLQHCTCVDDCSSSNCLCGQLSIRCWYDKDGRLLQEFNKIEPPLIFECNQACSCWRSCKNRVVQSGIKVRLQLYRTAKMGWGVRALQTIPQGTFICEYVGELISDAEADVREDDSYLFDLDNKDGEVYCIDARYYGNISRFINHLCDPNIIPVRVFMLHQDLRFPRIAFFSSRDIRTGEELGFDYGDRFWDIKSKYFTCQCGSEKCKHSAEAIALEQSRLARLDPHPELLPDLSSLPAINT is encoded by the exons atggcggcggcggcgggagcTGCTGCGGCGGCGGCCGCCGAG GGGGAGGCCCCCGCTGAGATGGGGGCGCtgctgctggagaaggagccccGAGGAGCCGCCGAGAGAG TTCATGGCTCTTTGGGGGACACCCCTCATAGCGAGGAGACCCTTCCCAAGGCCAGCCCCGACTCCTTGGAGCCTACCGGCCCCTCCTCTCCGGCCTCTGTCACTGTCACCGTCGGCGATGAGGGGGCTGACACCCCTGTCGGGGCCACACCACTCCTCGGGGACGAACCCGAGAGCCTGGAGGGAGATGGGGGTCGAATCCTGCTGG GCCATGCCACCAAGTCATTCCCCTCTTCCCCCAGCAAGGGGGGTGCCTGTCCCAGTCGGGCCAAAATGTCAATGACAGGGGCAGGAAAGTCGCCCCCCTCAGTCCAGAGCTTGGCCATGAGGCTGTTGAGCATGCCTGGGGCCCAGGGATCTGCGACTGCTGGGCCTGAAGCCCCTCCGGCAACAACTGCCAGCCAGGAGGGGCAGCCCAAAGTACACCGAGCCCGGAAAACCATGTCCAAACCTAGCAACGGACAG cctccgATCCCTGAGAAGCGGCCCCCTGAAGTCCAGCATTTCCGCATGAGTGATGACGTGCACCTGGGGAAGGTGACCTCAG ATGTGGCCAAAAGGAGGAAGCTGAACTCTGGCAGCCTG TCCGAGGACTTGGGCTCTGCTGGGGGCTCGGGAGATGTGATCCTGGAGAAGGGAGAGCCCAGGCCTCTGGAGGAGTGGGAGACGGTGGTGGGCGATGACTTCAGCCTGTACTATGACGCATACTCTGTGGATGAGCGGGTGGACTCTGACAGCAAG tCTGAAGTCGAAGCTCTAGCTGAACAGTtgagtgaagaggaggaggaagaagaggaggaggaggaggaagaagaggaggaagaggaggaagaagaagaggaggaagaggatgaggacgAGGAGTCAGGCAATCAATCAGACAGG agcGGCTCTAGTGGCCGGCGCAAGGCCAAGAAGAAATGGCGGAAAGACAGCCCATGGGTGAAACCATCTAGGAAACGGCGGAAGCGAGAGCCTCCGAGGGCCAAGGAGCCAAGAG gAGTGAATGGTGTGGGTTCCTCAGGGCCCAGTGAGTACATGGAGGTTCCTCTGGGGTCCCTGGAGCTGCCCAGCGAGGGGACCCTCTCCCCCAACCACGCTG GGGTCTCCAATGACACGTCTTCGCTGGAGACGGAGCGCGGATTTGAGGAGCTGCCCCTCTGCAGCTGCCGCATGGAGGCACCCAAGATTGACCGCATCAGCGAGAGAGCAGGACACAAGTGCATGGCCACGGAAAGTGTGGATGGAGAG CTGCTGGGCTGCAATGCTGCCATCCTCAAGCGGGAGACCATGCGGCCATCTAGCCGCGTGGCGCTGATGGTGCTCTGTGAGGCCCATCGAGCCCGCATGGTCAAGCACCATTGCTGCCCGGGCTGCGGCTACTTCTGCACAGCG GGCACCTTCCTGGAATGCCACCCCGACTTCCGTGTAGCTCACCGCTTCCATAAGGCCTGCGTGTCCCAGCTCAATGGGATGGTCTTCTGTCCCCACTGTGGAGAGGATGCTTCAGAGGCCCAGGAGGTGACCATTCCTCGGGGCGACGGGGGAACGCCCCCAGTTGGCACAGCTGCTCCTGCTCCGCCACCCCTGGCACATGATGCCCCAGGGCGAGCCGATACCTCGCAGCCCAG CGCCCGAATGCGAGGGCACGGAGAGCCGCGGCGCCCGCCCTGTGACCCCCTGGCCGACACCATCGACAGCTCAGGGCCTTCGCTGACTCTACCTAATGGGGGCTGCCTCTCGGCTGTGGGTCTGCCCCCGGGGCCAGGCCGGGAAGCCCTGGAAAAAGCCTTGGTCATCCAGGAGTCAGAGAG GCGGAAGAAGCTGCGCTTCCACCCTCGGCAGCTGTACCTGTCGGTGAAACAGGGAGAGCTGCAGAAGGTGATCCTTATGCTGC TAGACAACCTCGACCCCAACTTTCAGAGCGACCAGCAGAGCAAGCGCACGCCCCTGCACGCAGCCGCCCAGAAGGGGTCTGTAGAGATCTGTCACGTGCTGCTGCAG GCCGGAGCCAACATCAATGCCGTAGATAAGCAACAGCGCACGCCCCTGATGGAGGCTGTGGTGAACAACCACCTGGAGGTGGCACGCTACATGGTGCAGTTAGGCGGCTGTGTCTACAGCAAG GAAGAGGATGGTTCCACCTGTCTACATCATGCAGCCAAAATTGGGAACTTGGAGATGGTCAGCCTGCTCCTGAGCACAGGGCAGGTGGACGTCAACGCCCAG gACAGTGGGGGCTGGACGCCCATCATCTGGGCAGCCGAGCACAAGCACATTGATGTGATCCGTATGCTGCTGACCCGGGGTGCCGATGTCACCCTCACTGACAAT GAAGAAAACATCTGCCTGCACTGGGCCTCCTTCACGGGTAGTGCCGCCATCGCTGAAGTCCTCCTGAATGCCCAGTGCGACCTCCATGCTGTCAACTACCATGGGGACACGCCCCTGCACATAGCTGCCAGGGAGAGCTACCATGACTGTGTCCT GTTGTTCCTGTCACGTGGGGCCAACCCCGAGCTTCGGAACAAAGAAGGGGACACAGCGTGGGATCTGACCCCAGAACGCTCTGATGTGTGGTTTGCACTGCAGCTCAATCGCAAGCTGAGGCTCGGGGTCGGGAACCGGGCTGTCCGCACCGAGAAGATCATCTGCCG GGATGTAGCCCGAGGCTATGAGAATGTGCCCATCCCCTGTGTCAACGGTGTGGACGCGGAGCCATGCCCCGAGGACTACAAGTACATCTCTGAGAACTGTGAGACGTCCACCATGAACATCGACAGAAACATCACCCACCTGCAG CACTGCACGTGTGTGGATGACTGCTCCAGCTCCAATTGCCTGTGTGGTCAGCTTAGCATCCGATGCTGGTATGACAAG GACGGGCGGCTGCTCCAGGAGTTTAACAAGATCGAGCCCCCCCTGATCTTTGAGTGTAACCAGGCATGCTCCTGCTGGAGAAGCTGCAAGAACCGCGTGGTGCAGAGCGGCATCAA GGTGCGGCTGCAGCTCTACCGGACTGCCAAGATGGGCTGGGGGGTCCGTGCCTTGCAGACCATCCCCCAGGGCACTTTCATCTGCGA GTACGTGGGGGAGCTGATCTCTGACGCCGAGGCTGATGTGAGAGAGGATGATTCTTACCTCTTCGATTTAGACAACAAG GATGGTGAGGTTTACTGCATTGATGCCCGTTACTATGGCAACATCAGCCGCTTCATTAACCACCTGTGTGACCCCAACATCATCCCTGTCCGGGTCTTCATGCTGCACCAAGACCTGCGGTTCCCACGCATTGCCTTCTTCAGCTCCAGGGACATCCGGACCGGGGAGGAGCTGGG ATTTGACTACGGTGACCGATTCTGGGACATCAAGAGCAAATATTTCACCTGCCAGTGCGGCTCTGAGAAGTGCAAGCATTCAGCAGAGGCCATCGCCCTGGAGCAGAGCCGCCTGGCCCGGCTGGACCCCCACCCGGAGCTGCTCCCTGACCTCAGCTCTCTGCCCGCTATCAACACCTGA
- the Ehmt2 gene encoding histone-lysine N-methyltransferase EHMT2 isoform X8 → MAAAAGAAAAAAAEGEAPAEMGALLLEKEPRGAAERVHGSLGDTPHSEETLPKASPDSLEPTGPSSPASVTVTVGDEGADTPVGATPLLGDEPESLEGDGGRILLGHATKSFPSSPSKGGACPSRAKMSMTGAGKSPPSVQSLAMRLLSMPGAQGSATAGPEAPPATTASQEGQPKVHRARKTMSKPSNGQPPIPEKRPPEVQHFRMSDDVHLGKVTSDVAKRRKLNSGSLSEDLGSAGGSGDVILEKGEPRPLEEWETVVGDDFSLYYDAYSVDERVDSDSKSEVEALAEQLSEEEEEEEEEEEEEEEEEEEEEEEEEDEDEESGNQSDRSGSSGRRKAKKKWRKDSPWVKPSRKRRKREPPRAKEPRGVSNDTSSLETERGFEELPLCSCRMEAPKIDRISERAGHKCMATESVDGELLGCNAAILKRETMRPSSRVALMVLCEAHRARMVKHHCCPGCGYFCTAGTFLECHPDFRVAHRFHKACVSQLNGMVFCPHCGEDASEAQEVTIPRGDGGTPPVGTAAPAPPPLAHDAPGRADTSQPSARMRGHGEPRRPPCDPLADTIDSSGPSLTLPNGGCLSAVGLPPGPGREALEKALVIQESERRKKLRFHPRQLYLSVKQGELQKVILMLLDNLDPNFQSDQQSKRTPLHAAAQKGSVEICHVLLQAGANINAVDKQQRTPLMEAVVNNHLEVARYMVQLGGCVYSKEEDGSTCLHHAAKIGNLEMVSLLLSTGQVDVNAQDSGGWTPIIWAAEHKHIDVIRMLLTRGADVTLTDNEENICLHWASFTGSAAIAEVLLNAQCDLHAVNYHGDTPLHIAARESYHDCVLLFLSRGANPELRNKEGDTAWDLTPERSDVWFALQLNRKLRLGVGNRAVRTEKIICRDVARGYENVPIPCVNGVDAEPCPEDYKYISENCETSTMNIDRNITHLQHCTCVDDCSSSNCLCGQLSIRCWYDKDGRLLQEFNKIEPPLIFECNQACSCWRSCKNRVVQSGIKVRLQLYRTAKMGWGVRALQTIPQGTFICEYVGELISDAEADVREDDSYLFDLDNKDGEVYCIDARYYGNISRFINHLCDPNIIPVRVFMLHQDLRFPRIAFFSSRDIRTGEELGFDYGDRFWDIKSKYFTCQCGSEKCKHSAEAIALEQSRLARLDPHPELLPDLSSLPAINT, encoded by the exons atggcggcggcggcgggagcTGCTGCGGCGGCGGCCGCCGAG GGGGAGGCCCCCGCTGAGATGGGGGCGCtgctgctggagaaggagccccGAGGAGCCGCCGAGAGAG TTCATGGCTCTTTGGGGGACACCCCTCATAGCGAGGAGACCCTTCCCAAGGCCAGCCCCGACTCCTTGGAGCCTACCGGCCCCTCCTCTCCGGCCTCTGTCACTGTCACCGTCGGCGATGAGGGGGCTGACACCCCTGTCGGGGCCACACCACTCCTCGGGGACGAACCCGAGAGCCTGGAGGGAGATGGGGGTCGAATCCTGCTGG GCCATGCCACCAAGTCATTCCCCTCTTCCCCCAGCAAGGGGGGTGCCTGTCCCAGTCGGGCCAAAATGTCAATGACAGGGGCAGGAAAGTCGCCCCCCTCAGTCCAGAGCTTGGCCATGAGGCTGTTGAGCATGCCTGGGGCCCAGGGATCTGCGACTGCTGGGCCTGAAGCCCCTCCGGCAACAACTGCCAGCCAGGAGGGGCAGCCCAAAGTACACCGAGCCCGGAAAACCATGTCCAAACCTAGCAACGGACAG cctccgATCCCTGAGAAGCGGCCCCCTGAAGTCCAGCATTTCCGCATGAGTGATGACGTGCACCTGGGGAAGGTGACCTCAG ATGTGGCCAAAAGGAGGAAGCTGAACTCTGGCAGCCTG TCCGAGGACTTGGGCTCTGCTGGGGGCTCGGGAGATGTGATCCTGGAGAAGGGAGAGCCCAGGCCTCTGGAGGAGTGGGAGACGGTGGTGGGCGATGACTTCAGCCTGTACTATGACGCATACTCTGTGGATGAGCGGGTGGACTCTGACAGCAAG tCTGAAGTCGAAGCTCTAGCTGAACAGTtgagtgaagaggaggaggaagaagaggaggaggaggaggaagaagaggaggaagaggaggaagaagaagaggaggaagaggatgaggacgAGGAGTCAGGCAATCAATCAGACAGG agcGGCTCTAGTGGCCGGCGCAAGGCCAAGAAGAAATGGCGGAAAGACAGCCCATGGGTGAAACCATCTAGGAAACGGCGGAAGCGAGAGCCTCCGAGGGCCAAGGAGCCAAGAG GGGTCTCCAATGACACGTCTTCGCTGGAGACGGAGCGCGGATTTGAGGAGCTGCCCCTCTGCAGCTGCCGCATGGAGGCACCCAAGATTGACCGCATCAGCGAGAGAGCAGGACACAAGTGCATGGCCACGGAAAGTGTGGATGGAGAG CTGCTGGGCTGCAATGCTGCCATCCTCAAGCGGGAGACCATGCGGCCATCTAGCCGCGTGGCGCTGATGGTGCTCTGTGAGGCCCATCGAGCCCGCATGGTCAAGCACCATTGCTGCCCGGGCTGCGGCTACTTCTGCACAGCG GGCACCTTCCTGGAATGCCACCCCGACTTCCGTGTAGCTCACCGCTTCCATAAGGCCTGCGTGTCCCAGCTCAATGGGATGGTCTTCTGTCCCCACTGTGGAGAGGATGCTTCAGAGGCCCAGGAGGTGACCATTCCTCGGGGCGACGGGGGAACGCCCCCAGTTGGCACAGCTGCTCCTGCTCCGCCACCCCTGGCACATGATGCCCCAGGGCGAGCCGATACCTCGCAGCCCAG CGCCCGAATGCGAGGGCACGGAGAGCCGCGGCGCCCGCCCTGTGACCCCCTGGCCGACACCATCGACAGCTCAGGGCCTTCGCTGACTCTACCTAATGGGGGCTGCCTCTCGGCTGTGGGTCTGCCCCCGGGGCCAGGCCGGGAAGCCCTGGAAAAAGCCTTGGTCATCCAGGAGTCAGAGAG GCGGAAGAAGCTGCGCTTCCACCCTCGGCAGCTGTACCTGTCGGTGAAACAGGGAGAGCTGCAGAAGGTGATCCTTATGCTGC TAGACAACCTCGACCCCAACTTTCAGAGCGACCAGCAGAGCAAGCGCACGCCCCTGCACGCAGCCGCCCAGAAGGGGTCTGTAGAGATCTGTCACGTGCTGCTGCAG GCCGGAGCCAACATCAATGCCGTAGATAAGCAACAGCGCACGCCCCTGATGGAGGCTGTGGTGAACAACCACCTGGAGGTGGCACGCTACATGGTGCAGTTAGGCGGCTGTGTCTACAGCAAG GAAGAGGATGGTTCCACCTGTCTACATCATGCAGCCAAAATTGGGAACTTGGAGATGGTCAGCCTGCTCCTGAGCACAGGGCAGGTGGACGTCAACGCCCAG gACAGTGGGGGCTGGACGCCCATCATCTGGGCAGCCGAGCACAAGCACATTGATGTGATCCGTATGCTGCTGACCCGGGGTGCCGATGTCACCCTCACTGACAAT GAAGAAAACATCTGCCTGCACTGGGCCTCCTTCACGGGTAGTGCCGCCATCGCTGAAGTCCTCCTGAATGCCCAGTGCGACCTCCATGCTGTCAACTACCATGGGGACACGCCCCTGCACATAGCTGCCAGGGAGAGCTACCATGACTGTGTCCT GTTGTTCCTGTCACGTGGGGCCAACCCCGAGCTTCGGAACAAAGAAGGGGACACAGCGTGGGATCTGACCCCAGAACGCTCTGATGTGTGGTTTGCACTGCAGCTCAATCGCAAGCTGAGGCTCGGGGTCGGGAACCGGGCTGTCCGCACCGAGAAGATCATCTGCCG GGATGTAGCCCGAGGCTATGAGAATGTGCCCATCCCCTGTGTCAACGGTGTGGACGCGGAGCCATGCCCCGAGGACTACAAGTACATCTCTGAGAACTGTGAGACGTCCACCATGAACATCGACAGAAACATCACCCACCTGCAG CACTGCACGTGTGTGGATGACTGCTCCAGCTCCAATTGCCTGTGTGGTCAGCTTAGCATCCGATGCTGGTATGACAAG GACGGGCGGCTGCTCCAGGAGTTTAACAAGATCGAGCCCCCCCTGATCTTTGAGTGTAACCAGGCATGCTCCTGCTGGAGAAGCTGCAAGAACCGCGTGGTGCAGAGCGGCATCAA GGTGCGGCTGCAGCTCTACCGGACTGCCAAGATGGGCTGGGGGGTCCGTGCCTTGCAGACCATCCCCCAGGGCACTTTCATCTGCGA GTACGTGGGGGAGCTGATCTCTGACGCCGAGGCTGATGTGAGAGAGGATGATTCTTACCTCTTCGATTTAGACAACAAG GATGGTGAGGTTTACTGCATTGATGCCCGTTACTATGGCAACATCAGCCGCTTCATTAACCACCTGTGTGACCCCAACATCATCCCTGTCCGGGTCTTCATGCTGCACCAAGACCTGCGGTTCCCACGCATTGCCTTCTTCAGCTCCAGGGACATCCGGACCGGGGAGGAGCTGGG ATTTGACTACGGTGACCGATTCTGGGACATCAAGAGCAAATATTTCACCTGCCAGTGCGGCTCTGAGAAGTGCAAGCATTCAGCAGAGGCCATCGCCCTGGAGCAGAGCCGCCTGGCCCGGCTGGACCCCCACCCGGAGCTGCTCCCTGACCTCAGCTCTCTGCCCGCTATCAACACCTGA
- the Ehmt2 gene encoding histone-lysine N-methyltransferase EHMT2 isoform X6: protein MAAAAGAAAAAAAEGEAPAEMGALLLEKEPRGAAERVHGSLGDTPHSEETLPKASPDSLEPTGPSSPASVTVTVGDEGADTPVGATPLLGDEPESLEGDGGRILLGHATKSFPSSPSKGGACPSRAKMSMTGAGKSPPSVQSLAMRLLSMPGAQGSATAGPEAPPATTASQEGQPKVHRARKTMSKPSNGQPPIPEKRPPEVQHFRMSDDVHLGKVTSDVAKRRKLNSGSLSEDLGSAGGSGDVILEKGEPRPLEEWETVVGDDFSLYYDAYSVDERVDSDSKSEVEALAEQLSEEEEEEEEEEEEEEEEEEEEEEEEEDEDEESGNQSDRSGSSGRRKAKKKWRKDSPWVKPSRKRRKREPPRAKEPRGVNGVGSSGPSEYMEVPLGSLELPSEGTLSPNHAGVSNDTSSLETERGFEELPLCSCRMEAPKIDRISERAGHKCMATESVDGELLGCNAAILKRETMRPSSRVALMVLCEAHRARMVKHHCCPGCGYFCTAGTFLECHPDFRVAHRFHKACVSQLNGMVFCPHCGEDASEAQEVTIPRGDGGTPPVGTAAPAPPPLAHDAPGRADTSQPSARMRGHGEPRRPPCDPLADTIDSSGPSLTLPNGGCLSAVGLPPGPGREALEKALVIQESESLPSPPSPDRRKKLRFHPRQLYLSVKQGELQKVILMLLDNLDPNFQSDQQSKRTPLHAAAQKGSVEICHVLLQAGANINAVDKQQRTPLMEAVVNNHLEVARYMVQLGGCVYSKEEDGSTCLHHAAKIGNLEMVSLLLSTGQVDVNAQDSGGWTPIIWAAEHKHIDVIRMLLTRGADVTLTDNEENICLHWASFTGSAAIAEVLLNAQCDLHAVNYHGDTPLHIAARESYHDCVLLFLSRGANPELRNKEGDTAWDLTPERSDVWFALQLNRKLRLGVGNRAVRTEKIICRDVARGYENVPIPCVNGVDAEPCPEDYKYISENCETSTMNIDRNITHLQHCTCVDDCSSSNCLCGQLSIRCWYDKDGRLLQEFNKIEPPLIFECNQACSCWRSCKNRVVQSGIKVRLQLYRTAKMGWGVRALQTIPQGTFICEYVGELISDAEADVREDDSYLFDLDNKDGEVYCIDARYYGNISRFINHLCDPNIIPVRVFMLHQDLRFPRIAFFSSRDIRTGEELGFDYGDRFWDIKSKYFTCQCGSEKCKHSAEAIALEQSRLARLDPHPELLPDLSSLPAINT from the exons atggcggcggcggcgggagcTGCTGCGGCGGCGGCCGCCGAG GGGGAGGCCCCCGCTGAGATGGGGGCGCtgctgctggagaaggagccccGAGGAGCCGCCGAGAGAG TTCATGGCTCTTTGGGGGACACCCCTCATAGCGAGGAGACCCTTCCCAAGGCCAGCCCCGACTCCTTGGAGCCTACCGGCCCCTCCTCTCCGGCCTCTGTCACTGTCACCGTCGGCGATGAGGGGGCTGACACCCCTGTCGGGGCCACACCACTCCTCGGGGACGAACCCGAGAGCCTGGAGGGAGATGGGGGTCGAATCCTGCTGG GCCATGCCACCAAGTCATTCCCCTCTTCCCCCAGCAAGGGGGGTGCCTGTCCCAGTCGGGCCAAAATGTCAATGACAGGGGCAGGAAAGTCGCCCCCCTCAGTCCAGAGCTTGGCCATGAGGCTGTTGAGCATGCCTGGGGCCCAGGGATCTGCGACTGCTGGGCCTGAAGCCCCTCCGGCAACAACTGCCAGCCAGGAGGGGCAGCCCAAAGTACACCGAGCCCGGAAAACCATGTCCAAACCTAGCAACGGACAG cctccgATCCCTGAGAAGCGGCCCCCTGAAGTCCAGCATTTCCGCATGAGTGATGACGTGCACCTGGGGAAGGTGACCTCAG ATGTGGCCAAAAGGAGGAAGCTGAACTCTGGCAGCCTG TCCGAGGACTTGGGCTCTGCTGGGGGCTCGGGAGATGTGATCCTGGAGAAGGGAGAGCCCAGGCCTCTGGAGGAGTGGGAGACGGTGGTGGGCGATGACTTCAGCCTGTACTATGACGCATACTCTGTGGATGAGCGGGTGGACTCTGACAGCAAG tCTGAAGTCGAAGCTCTAGCTGAACAGTtgagtgaagaggaggaggaagaagaggaggaggaggaggaagaagaggaggaagaggaggaagaagaagaggaggaagaggatgaggacgAGGAGTCAGGCAATCAATCAGACAGG agcGGCTCTAGTGGCCGGCGCAAGGCCAAGAAGAAATGGCGGAAAGACAGCCCATGGGTGAAACCATCTAGGAAACGGCGGAAGCGAGAGCCTCCGAGGGCCAAGGAGCCAAGAG gAGTGAATGGTGTGGGTTCCTCAGGGCCCAGTGAGTACATGGAGGTTCCTCTGGGGTCCCTGGAGCTGCCCAGCGAGGGGACCCTCTCCCCCAACCACGCTG GGGTCTCCAATGACACGTCTTCGCTGGAGACGGAGCGCGGATTTGAGGAGCTGCCCCTCTGCAGCTGCCGCATGGAGGCACCCAAGATTGACCGCATCAGCGAGAGAGCAGGACACAAGTGCATGGCCACGGAAAGTGTGGATGGAGAG CTGCTGGGCTGCAATGCTGCCATCCTCAAGCGGGAGACCATGCGGCCATCTAGCCGCGTGGCGCTGATGGTGCTCTGTGAGGCCCATCGAGCCCGCATGGTCAAGCACCATTGCTGCCCGGGCTGCGGCTACTTCTGCACAGCG GGCACCTTCCTGGAATGCCACCCCGACTTCCGTGTAGCTCACCGCTTCCATAAGGCCTGCGTGTCCCAGCTCAATGGGATGGTCTTCTGTCCCCACTGTGGAGAGGATGCTTCAGAGGCCCAGGAGGTGACCATTCCTCGGGGCGACGGGGGAACGCCCCCAGTTGGCACAGCTGCTCCTGCTCCGCCACCCCTGGCACATGATGCCCCAGGGCGAGCCGATACCTCGCAGCCCAG CGCCCGAATGCGAGGGCACGGAGAGCCGCGGCGCCCGCCCTGTGACCCCCTGGCCGACACCATCGACAGCTCAGGGCCTTCGCTGACTCTACCTAATGGGGGCTGCCTCTCGGCTGTGGGTCTGCCCCCGGGGCCAGGCCGGGAAGCCCTGGAAAAAGCCTTGGTCATCCAGGAGTCAGAGAG CCTGCCTTCCCCCCCATCCCCGGACAGGCGGAAGAAGCTGCGCTTCCACCCTCGGCAGCTGTACCTGTCGGTGAAACAGGGAGAGCTGCAGAAGGTGATCCTTATGCTGC TAGACAACCTCGACCCCAACTTTCAGAGCGACCAGCAGAGCAAGCGCACGCCCCTGCACGCAGCCGCCCAGAAGGGGTCTGTAGAGATCTGTCACGTGCTGCTGCAG GCCGGAGCCAACATCAATGCCGTAGATAAGCAACAGCGCACGCCCCTGATGGAGGCTGTGGTGAACAACCACCTGGAGGTGGCACGCTACATGGTGCAGTTAGGCGGCTGTGTCTACAGCAAG GAAGAGGATGGTTCCACCTGTCTACATCATGCAGCCAAAATTGGGAACTTGGAGATGGTCAGCCTGCTCCTGAGCACAGGGCAGGTGGACGTCAACGCCCAG gACAGTGGGGGCTGGACGCCCATCATCTGGGCAGCCGAGCACAAGCACATTGATGTGATCCGTATGCTGCTGACCCGGGGTGCCGATGTCACCCTCACTGACAAT GAAGAAAACATCTGCCTGCACTGGGCCTCCTTCACGGGTAGTGCCGCCATCGCTGAAGTCCTCCTGAATGCCCAGTGCGACCTCCATGCTGTCAACTACCATGGGGACACGCCCCTGCACATAGCTGCCAGGGAGAGCTACCATGACTGTGTCCT GTTGTTCCTGTCACGTGGGGCCAACCCCGAGCTTCGGAACAAAGAAGGGGACACAGCGTGGGATCTGACCCCAGAACGCTCTGATGTGTGGTTTGCACTGCAGCTCAATCGCAAGCTGAGGCTCGGGGTCGGGAACCGGGCTGTCCGCACCGAGAAGATCATCTGCCG GGATGTAGCCCGAGGCTATGAGAATGTGCCCATCCCCTGTGTCAACGGTGTGGACGCGGAGCCATGCCCCGAGGACTACAAGTACATCTCTGAGAACTGTGAGACGTCCACCATGAACATCGACAGAAACATCACCCACCTGCAG CACTGCACGTGTGTGGATGACTGCTCCAGCTCCAATTGCCTGTGTGGTCAGCTTAGCATCCGATGCTGGTATGACAAG GACGGGCGGCTGCTCCAGGAGTTTAACAAGATCGAGCCCCCCCTGATCTTTGAGTGTAACCAGGCATGCTCCTGCTGGAGAAGCTGCAAGAACCGCGTGGTGCAGAGCGGCATCAA GGTGCGGCTGCAGCTCTACCGGACTGCCAAGATGGGCTGGGGGGTCCGTGCCTTGCAGACCATCCCCCAGGGCACTTTCATCTGCGA GTACGTGGGGGAGCTGATCTCTGACGCCGAGGCTGATGTGAGAGAGGATGATTCTTACCTCTTCGATTTAGACAACAAG GATGGTGAGGTTTACTGCATTGATGCCCGTTACTATGGCAACATCAGCCGCTTCATTAACCACCTGTGTGACCCCAACATCATCCCTGTCCGGGTCTTCATGCTGCACCAAGACCTGCGGTTCCCACGCATTGCCTTCTTCAGCTCCAGGGACATCCGGACCGGGGAGGAGCTGGG ATTTGACTACGGTGACCGATTCTGGGACATCAAGAGCAAATATTTCACCTGCCAGTGCGGCTCTGAGAAGTGCAAGCATTCAGCAGAGGCCATCGCCCTGGAGCAGAGCCGCCTGGCCCGGCTGGACCCCCACCCGGAGCTGCTCCCTGACCTCAGCTCTCTGCCCGCTATCAACACCTGA